One genomic region from Conexibacter woesei DSM 14684 encodes:
- a CDS encoding PPOX class F420-dependent oxidoreductase, with protein sequence MAERIEGRSRELLEEPNLCFVATLRSDGTPHVAPVWADLDGDVVRVNSAKGRMWPTNLERDPRVTLTIPNRDNPYEYVSIRGRVVDESVEGADAHIDLLAKKYIGADVYPLHTPEEQRIILRIEPEHVYHRGG encoded by the coding sequence ATGGCCGAGCGGATCGAAGGGCGCAGCCGTGAGCTGCTGGAGGAGCCGAACCTCTGCTTCGTCGCAACGCTGCGCAGCGACGGCACGCCGCACGTCGCGCCCGTGTGGGCGGACCTCGACGGCGACGTCGTGCGCGTCAACTCCGCCAAGGGCCGCATGTGGCCGACGAACCTCGAGCGCGACCCGCGCGTGACGCTGACGATCCCGAACCGCGACAACCCGTACGAGTACGTCTCGATCCGCGGGCGCGTGGTCGACGAGAGCGTGGAGGGCGCCGACGCCCACATCGACCTGCTGGCGAAGAAGTACATCGGCGCCGACGTCTACCCCCTGCACACCCCGGAGGAGCAGCGGATCATCCTCCGGATAGAGCCGGAGCACGTCTACCACCGCGGCGGCTGA
- a CDS encoding inositol monophosphatase family protein, with protein sequence MTSSADASTTAALEAELLDVARAAARASAEVLLGYYGAAPGIRTKTTDTDLVSEADVNAERAIRALLAERRPGDAILGEEGGETAATGESGIRWVVDPLDGTVNYLFEYPQWSVSVAAEDAQGTLVGVVWDPLREEEFAATRSGAATCNGTPLVASAKEQLDRTLISTGFAYEASVRARQADVLVGLLPKVSDIRRGGSAAIDLAWTAAGRTDAYYERSINPWDYAAGALICERAGLHVRELPEEDGLPFGLVVAPPALIDELHALVR encoded by the coding sequence GTGACCTCCTCCGCAGACGCATCCACCACCGCCGCGCTCGAAGCCGAGCTGCTCGACGTCGCGCGCGCCGCCGCGCGCGCCTCCGCCGAGGTGCTGCTCGGCTACTACGGCGCCGCTCCCGGCATCCGCACGAAGACGACCGACACCGACCTCGTCAGCGAGGCGGACGTCAACGCCGAGCGCGCGATCCGCGCGCTGCTGGCGGAGCGGCGGCCGGGCGACGCGATCCTCGGCGAGGAGGGCGGCGAGACGGCGGCGACGGGGGAGAGCGGGATCCGCTGGGTCGTCGACCCGCTCGACGGGACCGTCAACTATCTGTTCGAGTACCCGCAGTGGTCGGTCAGCGTGGCGGCGGAGGATGCGCAGGGGACGCTCGTCGGCGTCGTCTGGGACCCGCTGCGCGAGGAGGAGTTCGCCGCGACGCGCTCGGGCGCTGCGACCTGCAACGGCACGCCGCTCGTCGCCTCGGCGAAGGAGCAGCTCGACCGCACGCTGATCTCGACCGGCTTCGCCTACGAGGCGAGCGTGCGTGCGCGTCAGGCGGACGTGCTCGTCGGGCTGTTGCCGAAGGTCAGCGACATCCGCCGCGGCGGCAGCGCGGCGATCGACCTCGCCTGGACGGCCGCCGGGCGCACCGACGCCTACTACGAGCGCTCGATCAACCCGTGGGACTACGCCGCCGGCGCACTGATCTGCGAGCGCGCCGGCCTGCACGTACGGGAACTGCCCGAGGAGGACGGGCTCCCGTTCGGGCTCGTCGTCGCGCCGCCGGCGCTGATCGACGAGCTGCACGCGCTGGTGCGGTGA
- a CDS encoding adenylate/guanylate cyclase domain-containing protein gives MWQALSEAQGRGHGVEEVTIVFTDVVDFSSWALEAGDTRTLDLLRRVALAVEPCVTTNGGTLVKRMGDGHMAVFPDPAGAVAAACGACAAVERIELAGHRPRLRAGVHAGRPRRLGGDYFGVDVNIAARVGAAAGPGEVLISAAVRDRLDGSVATEGRWRLDAKGTPDDLEVYAVT, from the coding sequence GTGTGGCAGGCGCTGTCGGAGGCGCAGGGGCGCGGGCACGGCGTCGAGGAGGTCACGATCGTCTTCACCGACGTCGTCGACTTCTCCTCCTGGGCGCTGGAGGCCGGCGACACGCGCACGCTCGACTTGCTGCGGCGGGTCGCGCTCGCGGTCGAGCCGTGCGTCACCACGAACGGCGGCACGCTCGTGAAGCGGATGGGGGACGGGCACATGGCCGTCTTCCCCGACCCGGCCGGCGCCGTCGCCGCCGCGTGCGGCGCCTGCGCCGCGGTCGAGCGGATCGAGCTGGCCGGCCACCGCCCGCGGTTGCGGGCCGGCGTCCACGCCGGGCGCCCGCGCCGCCTCGGCGGCGACTACTTCGGCGTCGACGTCAACATCGCCGCGCGCGTCGGCGCCGCCGCCGGCCCCGGCGAGGTGCTGATCTCCGCCGCCGTCCGCGACCGCCTCGACGGCAGCGTCGCCACCGAGGGCCGCTGGCGCCTGGACGCGAAGGGCACCCCCGACGACCTCGAGGTCTACGCCGTCACCTGA
- a CDS encoding DUF1707 SHOCT-like domain-containing protein yields the protein MSSTDPVLRASDAERERTADLLREHCSAGRLTPDELDERIDAAFGARTVGELRALLADLPALPAPPPRIDHDAGREAAKRRVLHRAGWWTLLFGVFVVLWLMSGAESEFWPVWILFAGAIRMVFVTWSELGPGADERRRRREGRGSSAPPPQQT from the coding sequence ATGAGCTCGACCGATCCTGTCCTGCGCGCATCCGACGCCGAGCGGGAGCGGACCGCGGATCTGCTGCGCGAGCACTGCAGCGCGGGACGCCTCACGCCCGACGAGCTTGACGAGCGGATCGACGCCGCCTTCGGCGCCCGCACCGTCGGCGAGCTGCGCGCGCTGCTTGCCGATCTCCCGGCGCTTCCGGCGCCGCCGCCGCGCATCGACCACGACGCCGGCCGCGAGGCCGCCAAGCGCCGCGTCCTGCACCGCGCCGGCTGGTGGACGCTGCTGTTCGGCGTCTTCGTCGTGTTGTGGCTGATGAGCGGCGCCGAGAGCGAGTTCTGGCCCGTCTGGATCCTGTTCGCGGGCGCGATCCGGATGGTGTTCGTGACGTGGTCGGAGCTGGGGCCCGGCGCCGACGAGCGCCGCCGACGCCGCGAGGGCCGCGGCAGCAGCGCCCCGCCGCCGCAGCAGACCTAG
- a CDS encoding enoyl-CoA hydratase/isomerase family protein, with amino-acid sequence MPLVETEDRGAVRHLILNRPEKRNAMHGELVLAIGAALKEAANAPEVHVVVLRGAGPMFSSGMDFNALGSLASTPEHLRAFRRECIDAWNLAEEMTKPVVCQIHGGCIGGAVELALACDFRVMASDGLIGMPETRIGLIPDVGGSSRLPALVGLGRAKELILTGKLIGAEEAERIGLVTRTAAPEELDAATDALVGELLQCAPIAVGLAKRVLDAAAKPALSLTLEQEVAAQQLCAQSEDFAEGSRALAEKRLPQFSGR; translated from the coding sequence ATGCCGCTCGTCGAGACCGAGGACCGCGGCGCGGTCCGCCACCTGATCCTCAACCGCCCCGAGAAGCGCAACGCGATGCACGGCGAGCTGGTGCTCGCGATCGGCGCGGCGCTGAAGGAGGCGGCGAACGCGCCGGAGGTGCACGTCGTCGTGCTCCGCGGCGCCGGCCCGATGTTCTCCTCCGGGATGGACTTCAACGCGCTCGGCTCGCTCGCCTCGACGCCCGAGCACCTGCGCGCCTTCCGCCGCGAGTGCATCGACGCGTGGAACCTCGCCGAGGAGATGACCAAGCCGGTCGTCTGCCAGATCCACGGCGGCTGCATCGGCGGCGCGGTCGAGCTGGCGCTCGCGTGCGACTTCCGCGTGATGGCGAGCGACGGGCTGATCGGGATGCCGGAGACGCGGATCGGGCTGATACCGGACGTCGGCGGCTCCTCCCGCCTGCCGGCGCTCGTCGGCCTCGGCCGCGCGAAGGAGCTGATCCTGACCGGGAAGCTGATCGGCGCCGAGGAGGCCGAGCGGATCGGCCTCGTGACGCGGACCGCCGCGCCTGAGGAGCTGGACGCCGCGACCGACGCGCTCGTCGGCGAGCTGCTGCAGTGCGCGCCGATCGCGGTCGGCCTCGCCAAGCGCGTGCTCGACGCGGCCGCCAAGCCGGCGCTGTCGCTGACGCTGGAGCAGGAGGTCGCCGCGCAGCAGCTGTGCGCGCAGTCCGAGGACTTCGCCGAGGGCTCGCGCGCGCTGGCCGAGAAGCGCCTGCCGCAGTTCAGCGGCAGGTAG
- a CDS encoding sulfurtransferase — MPEAMVTAAWLREHIEDPLVRVVEIQYEPDEFPYGDGHVPGALNWFWQDAFWHPTDRQFATPQAMAEWLGRAGVTPEHTLVLYSGRSQYAMYGSWAFGTMCGHADIRVMGGGHRAWVGAGGELTRDVPSFEPVDYGTPARSERVDDSRVSLEELRGLLGKDGVRILDARYDEEYSGARVKPGTGVDHGAQRHGRIPGAQSLPFRTLMDEAFRMKSLEEIEGLFRAVGAAPDQTDQVVVYCRLGHRASMLWFVATHLLGWDHVRVYDGSWTEWGSVVGVPVEK, encoded by the coding sequence ATGCCTGAGGCGATGGTCACCGCGGCATGGCTGCGTGAGCACATCGAGGACCCGCTCGTGCGGGTCGTCGAGATCCAGTACGAGCCCGACGAGTTCCCGTACGGCGACGGGCACGTCCCCGGCGCGCTGAACTGGTTCTGGCAGGACGCCTTCTGGCATCCGACCGACCGTCAGTTCGCGACGCCGCAGGCGATGGCCGAGTGGCTCGGGCGCGCCGGCGTGACGCCGGAGCACACGCTCGTGCTCTACAGCGGCCGCTCGCAGTACGCGATGTACGGCTCGTGGGCATTCGGCACGATGTGCGGCCACGCCGACATCCGCGTGATGGGTGGCGGGCACAGAGCGTGGGTCGGCGCCGGCGGCGAGCTGACGAGAGACGTTCCCTCGTTTGAGCCGGTCGACTACGGGACGCCGGCGCGCAGCGAGCGCGTCGACGACTCGCGCGTCTCGCTGGAGGAGCTGCGCGGCCTGCTCGGCAAGGACGGCGTGCGGATCCTCGACGCGCGCTACGACGAGGAGTACAGCGGCGCGCGCGTCAAGCCGGGCACCGGCGTCGACCACGGCGCCCAGCGTCACGGGCGGATCCCCGGCGCGCAGAGCCTCCCGTTCCGGACGCTGATGGACGAGGCGTTCCGGATGAAGTCGCTGGAGGAGATCGAGGGGCTGTTCCGCGCCGTCGGCGCAGCACCCGACCAGACCGACCAGGTCGTCGTCTACTGCCGCCTCGGCCATCGCGCGTCGATGCTGTGGTTCGTCGCCACGCACCTGCTCGGCTGGGACCACGTTCGCGTCTACGACGGCTCCTGGACGGAGTGGGGCAGCGTCGTGGGAGTGCCCGTCGAGAAGTAG